A window of Micromonospora sp. WMMC415 genomic DNA:
TCGACCAGTTGCAGGTACCCCTCCCGGGCAGTGGTCGGGGAGGTCAGCCAGCCCCGTTCCCAGCCCGGGCCGTGCGCGACGGCGACGTGCAGCCGGGACGGCGCCTCGGTGTCCGACACCCCGGCGACGATCACCAGGGAGCGGGGTGGGCGGGCCGCCAGCACCCGGGCGAGCCGCGTGTCGGCGGCGCGGGCCGCCGCGGCCCGGGTCGCCGGGTCGTCGCCGGCGACCGTGCCGGCGTCGACGATGCTGAGCACGCACGAGCGCAGCAGGCCGGACGGGTCGGCCGGCAGCTCCGGCGCGTACCGGTCCACCCGCCCGAACGGCCGCGCCGCGGCCACCGCCGCGCCCGGACCGACCGCCACCGAGCAGCGCACGGACTCGGACAGGGAGCCGGGGACCGCCCCCCACGGCAGCCGCTCCTGGTTGTGCAGGACCACGCTCTCCTGGTCGGGCAGGTTCGCGCCGATGCCGTCCGGCCGCTCCACGACGACGTCCGTGGCGGGGCAGGCGCCGGCGGGCCGGTTGCCGGGCCACGCCGCGAAGCTGCCCGCCCCGAGGGTCAGCCAGCCGTCCACCGGGCAGGTCGGCCGGTGCGCCGAACGCGCCGACAGCGAGCCGATCGAGCCGTCGCGGGCCATCCGCCACAGGGTCGGCGTGGTCTCCGGGTCGACGTCGTCCCAGCGCAGCCCGGCCACCCCGACCAGGACCACGTAGTCGGCGGTGCGCTCCGGTGTGCGGTTGGCCGGGCGGGCGGCCAGGGCGGCGACACCGAGCGCCACGACGAGGAGGGTCAGCAGGACCGGGGCGAGTCGGCGCAGCATCACCGGCGTCCCGTCGACGGGGCGTCGGCGTCGGGGGCCGTCGGGCCGGCCGCGTCCGAGGTCAGCTCGGCGTAGAGCGCGGTGAGCTGGCCGAGGGTCTCCGTCTCGGTGGGCCAGGTCGCCGCGCGGGCGGCACCGAGCCGGCCCAGCTCGGCCCGGCGCGGGGCGTCGTCCAGCAGGCCGCGCACGGCGTCGTCGATCGCGTCGACGTCGCCCGGCGGCACCAGCACGGCGGCGTCGCCGACCAGCTCCGGCAGGCCGCCGACCGCCGTGGCCACCAGTGGTACGCCGGCCCGCATCGCCTCCTGCGCGAACAGCTGCCGGGCCTCCCAGTCGCTGGTCACCAGGGCGAGGTCGGCCCCGGCGAGCAGGTCGGCCACGTCGGTGCGGTGCCCGAGCAGGGTGACCGGTGCCCGGGCGGCGGAGATCCGGGCGGCCAGTTGCAGGTAGGCGGGGCCGCTGCCGGCGATCACCACCGCCGGCGCCGGCGTCCGCGTACGCCACCGCGCGGCGGCGTCCACCAGCACGTCGTACCGCTTCTGCGGGTGCAGTCGACCGACCGAGAGGATCAGCGGCTGGTCACGGCCGACGCCGAACTCGGCGCGGACCGCCTCGCGGCGGCGTCGCGGCGCGGGCAGCGTCGGCGCGGCCACCTGCGCGAGCCGGGCGTCCGGCGCGCCCAGCCCGGTGGCGCGCTCGACCAGGTCGGCGGAGGCGCCGAGGCTGACCCGGGCTCCCCGGGCGACGACCCGCTCGGCCAGCCGCGACACGCTCCCCCGCAGCCCGCCGACGAGCACGGCGTTGTGCCAGGTGACCACCAGCGGAACCGCGGGCCGGGCGAGGACGGCCACCAGCCCGGCGCGCAGCCCGTGGGCGTGCAGCACGTCGACCGGGTCGGTGGCGAGGGCCCGGCGCAGCGCCGCCACCGCGCGCGCGTCGGCGGGCGTGGGGCTGGCCGAGATCTCCACCGCCTGGAAGCGGGCGCCGACGCCGGTGAAGCCGAACTGTTCCTCGGTCGCCGCGGGGCCGCAGACGAGCACCGAGGTGCCCGTCGCGGTGAGGCCGGCGGCCAGCGAACGGACGTGCTGCCCGACACCACCGGTGCTGGAGGCGAGCAGCAGGGCGACCGTGCCGCGCCAGCCGGCGCGTGAGGTCGGTTCCGTCACCGGGACACCGTCTCCTTCCCGTCGCCCCGCTCCGGGGGGACCCCGTCCTGCTGCGTCCCGCCGTCCGGGGCCTCGTTCGCCCCCCGGCGGGCCCGCCCGAGGCGCCGCAGCACCCCGGCGAGCAGCGGTCGTACGTCCGGCCGGTCCAGCGTCCAGGCCACCGCGAGGAACACGGCGCCGACCAGGACACCGGACAGCATGCCCTGTACGAGTGCCGCCGGTGCGCCCGGGGTGCCGTCCCCGACGGCGGCGAGCCACCGGGACACCGCCCATCCCGCGAGGGCGGCCAGCACCGCGCCGGCCGACCCGGCCACCGCCGCCCGGGCGAAGCCGGCGAGCGCCGCGGCGCCGGCCGTCCGCCGGACCGCGACGACCAGGAGGGCACCCAGCACCAGCATGCCCGCAGAGTTGGCGAGAGTGACCGCCGGCACCCGGTCGGCGACCGGGAACACCGCGGCGAGCAGCACGGCCGCCGGCGGCACCACGAGCCAGCCGACGCTGATGGCGGCGGTGGCCGGTCGGGTGGCGCCGTGGGCGTAGAGCGCGCGGGAGAGCACCGCGAAGAGGCCGTAACCCACGAGCCCGGGGGCGAAGCCGACGATGGCCGCCGCGGTGACCTCCGGGTCGAGCGGGAAGAAGTGGCCGACCGGCACCGCGGTGCCGACCAGGGTCGCCGCCCCGAGGCAGCTGAGCAGCAGGACACCCCGGGTGGTGTCCGCGACCGTGCGCCGGTACCGCCGTTCCTCGCCGCCAGCCGCGGCCGCCGCGAGGGCCGGGTACGCGGCGGTGGCCAGCGGCACCGCGAGGACGGCCCACGGCAGCAGGTACATGGTCTGGGCCAGGTTGAACACCTGCGGCGAGCCGGTCGGGCCGCCGGAGACCCGGTTGAGCATCACGACCAGGGCGACCTGCTGGGCCGTGACGGTCACGGCACCGGCCACGGCCAACCCGCCGATGCGGGCCCGGGCGTCGGCGGGAAACGCGAAGCCGGGGCGCAGGCGCAGCCGTAGGCGGCGCAGGGGGATGAGCAGGGAGAGCGACAGCGCCACCACACCGAGCGTGGTCCCGGCGGACAGGATCAGCTCACCGCCCGGGCTGACCCGCGCCACGCTCACGGCGCGCCCCTCGGCGGCACCGAACGTCAGGTAGACGCCGATCACGGTGACGCTGGACAGCAGCGGCGCGATGACCGGCCAGGCGAACCGGCGGTGCGCCTGGAGCACCCCGGTCAGCACGATGCCGATGCCGTAGAGCGGCAACTGCGGCGCGAAGACCCGCAGCATCCGCGCGCCGGCCGCCAGTTCCGCCTCGGACCGCCCCTCGCTGATGAGCGCGACGATCGGGTCGGCGAGGAGCGCCACCACCACCGCCAGCGGCACGAGGAGGGTGACGGTCCAGGTGAGCAGGGCACCGGTCGTGGCGGTCACGGCCCGCCGGTCGCCGGCGGCGACCGCTCCGGCGAGCAGGGGCACCACCAGGCTGGCGAGGGCGCCACCGGCCACGATCTCGAAGACGATGTTCGGGACGGTGTTGGCGATCACGTACATGCCGCCCAGGTCGCTCTCCTGCACGACCCAGGTGAAGACCGCGGTGCGGCCGAAGCCGGCGAGCCGGCTCACCACCGTGAGGGCGGCGATCAGCGCGGCCGCTCCGGCGACGCGGCCGGCGCCGGCGAGGGGTGCCGGAGTCGTCACGTCAGTCGGCGCGACGGCCCAGCGCGTCCAGCTCGCGCAGCCCGGGGGTCCGCTGGATGACCTGGGTGAAGCTGACCTTCTCGCTGGCGGCGGTGAGCCCGGCGAGGACGGCGAGCAACCCGGCCCGGCCGACCGGCCCGGTGCGGGCGGCGAGCGTGACGCCGAGCAGGGCACCCAGCGCGTTGGCGCCGCTGTCGCCGAGCATCACGTCCTCGCCCAGGTCGGCGGGGAGCAGGCCGGCGGCGGCGCCGACCCCGCCGGCGGCGATTCCGCCCTGCGGCCCCGGCAGCAGCGGGGCGCCGACCAGCAGCCCCGACTTCAGTGCCCGGCCCGGCCGCAGGTCGAGCAGGTTGAGCAGGTTGGCGGTGCCGGCGATGACGCCCGCGCCGAGCAGCACGTCGACGCCGCGCCCCACCGCGCCCTGCCGCTGGCGGCGCCGGTGCCGGGCGACCGTCGGGTCGGCGGCGAGCAGCGCGGCGGCGCCGAGCCCGGCCGCCCCCACGCCGACGATCTTGACCAGGCCGGCGGTGACCCGCCCCTCGCGCAGCGCGGCGAGGTGCCCGGCGAAGCCCTTGGCGGCCTTCTGCTCGGGCCGGGCCCCGACCACGTCGTCGTAGAGGCCCACCGCCCCGGCGCCCAGCCCGGCGACCAGGGCCGCCCCGCCCGCCGCGCCGCCGGCGGCGCCGAACGCGCCGGCCGCCGCGGCGCCGGCGGCGAGCGCCGGGCCGGCGGCCAGGGTGACCGTGCGGCCGCGGAAGTTCGTCCGCTCCAGCGCCGGGCCGGCCGGGGAGGTACGCACCTCGCGCAGCGCGTACCGGGCGACTGCCGCGCCGGCGCCGGCGACGAGGATCCGACCGAGCAGCCTCACGCCGTCACCTCGCTCCGCTCGGCGATCGCGCGGGACGCCCGCCTGCCGTGCCTGACGGTTCGCTCGGCACGCTCGCTCACGCCGCCCCCCTCTCGGACGGGGGTGGACGGACCGGACACCGGGGTGGATGCGTCGCTCACTGGGGCAGTCTAGGCAGCAGGGAGGTGGCGTTGTCGCCGACGCCGTACTGCCCGGCCTTCTTCTCGGTGAGCTGCTGCACCAGCGCGAGCGCGGTGACCAGTTGGCCCTGGACGGTGTTCGCGTTGTCGACCGAGGAGATCGACTCGGCCAGCACGGCGTCACCCCGGACGAACGCCACCAGGTTTCCCCCGGCCGAGCCGTTGCCGGCCACGACGATCGCGCCGGTCCGGTCGAACTGCTCGGCGACCTTGACCACCGACTCGTCCTTCTTCGCCGAGTCCTTGTCGACGTACGGCTGGCCGCTGACCACGACGACCGCCT
This region includes:
- a CDS encoding glycosyltransferase family 4 protein, whose product is MTEPTSRAGWRGTVALLLASSTGGVGQHVRSLAAGLTATGTSVLVCGPAATEEQFGFTGVGARFQAVEISASPTPADARAVAALRRALATDPVDVLHAHGLRAGLVAVLARPAVPLVVTWHNAVLVGGLRGSVSRLAERVVARGARVSLGASADLVERATGLGAPDARLAQVAAPTLPAPRRRREAVRAEFGVGRDQPLILSVGRLHPQKRYDVLVDAAARWRTRTPAPAVVIAGSGPAYLQLAARISAARAPVTLLGHRTDVADLLAGADLALVTSDWEARQLFAQEAMRAGVPLVATAVGGLPELVGDAAVLVPPGDVDAIDDAVRGLLDDAPRRAELGRLGAARAATWPTETETLGQLTALYAELTSDAAGPTAPDADAPSTGRR
- the murJ gene encoding murein biosynthesis integral membrane protein MurJ, whose translation is MTTPAPLAGAGRVAGAAALIAALTVVSRLAGFGRTAVFTWVVQESDLGGMYVIANTVPNIVFEIVAGGALASLVVPLLAGAVAAGDRRAVTATTGALLTWTVTLLVPLAVVVALLADPIVALISEGRSEAELAAGARMLRVFAPQLPLYGIGIVLTGVLQAHRRFAWPVIAPLLSSVTVIGVYLTFGAAEGRAVSVARVSPGGELILSAGTTLGVVALSLSLLIPLRRLRLRLRPGFAFPADARARIGGLAVAGAVTVTAQQVALVVMLNRVSGGPTGSPQVFNLAQTMYLLPWAVLAVPLATAAYPALAAAAAGGEERRYRRTVADTTRGVLLLSCLGAATLVGTAVPVGHFFPLDPEVTAAAIVGFAPGLVGYGLFAVLSRALYAHGATRPATAAISVGWLVVPPAAVLLAAVFPVADRVPAVTLANSAGMLVLGALLVVAVRRTAGAAALAGFARAAVAGSAGAVLAALAGWAVSRWLAAVGDGTPGAPAALVQGMLSGVLVGAVFLAVAWTLDRPDVRPLLAGVLRRLGRARRGANEAPDGGTQQDGVPPERGDGKETVSR